In Pedobacter sp. W3I1, one DNA window encodes the following:
- a CDS encoding TolC family protein, translated as MRRYIKYIVILILLVATYTAKAQEIPKVWDLKTAIEYAKEKNISINTLKLSSQTAEQELIASKSAVLPNLTGNVSQALTNYKSGLQNTSGFGLSSDITLYNGSYLKNDIKAKELNLQTANLSVEAAKNDITISITQAYLNILLARENITYLKDLLTTSEAQVKQSEQQFKFGTIAKKDLLQLQATYANDKYTLVTAQNTLQQNILTLKQLLQLPTSTAFEVSTTDTVSVTPALDNLASAQDKALRTRPEIKSGELNIQLQTTELAKAN; from the coding sequence ATGCGCAGATACATCAAATATATTGTCATACTCATTTTGCTTGTAGCGACTTATACAGCCAAAGCTCAGGAAATTCCAAAAGTATGGGATTTAAAAACCGCTATTGAATATGCCAAAGAAAAAAACATCAGTATTAATACTTTAAAACTGAGTTCTCAAACAGCTGAACAGGAATTAATTGCATCAAAATCTGCTGTGCTTCCAAATTTAACCGGAAACGTATCGCAGGCTTTAACCAATTACAAATCTGGTTTACAAAATACCAGTGGCTTCGGCTTAAGTTCAGACATCACTCTGTACAATGGAAGTTATCTAAAAAATGATATTAAGGCTAAAGAATTAAACTTGCAAACAGCAAACTTATCGGTTGAGGCCGCTAAAAATGACATTACCATCTCCATTACACAAGCCTATCTGAATATTTTACTGGCCAGAGAGAATATCACCTATTTAAAAGATCTGCTGACTACCAGTGAAGCACAGGTTAAACAATCAGAACAACAATTTAAGTTTGGAACCATTGCTAAAAAAGACCTTTTACAGTTACAAGCAACTTATGCCAACGATAAATATACTTTAGTTACAGCTCAAAACACTTTACAGCAGAACATATTAACACTAAAACAACTGCTGCAATTACCAACAAGCACTGCTTTCGAAGTAAGCACTACCGATACGGTTTCGGTGACTCCGGCATTAGACAATTTAGCGTCAGCACAGGATAAAGCATTGCGTACCCGTCCGGAAATTAAAAGTGGCGAATTAAATATTCAGCTTCAAACAACAGAATTGGCCAAAGCAAATTAA
- a CDS encoding TolC family protein, translated as MSLGGSLNTGYNNNSIGGYGYQLNNSFYQNIGLTLSIPIFDRRVTKTNVAKANISIEQARLSLLDTKTTLTQNVERAYINVQNANSQYAAAQEQFNYTSEALRISNAALKEGTNNIVENLQQKNLYVQALQAFVQAKYTANLYTKIYNFYTGIPITN; from the coding sequence TTGAGTTTAGGTGGATCACTGAATACAGGTTACAATAATAATAGTATCGGAGGTTATGGCTATCAATTGAATAATAGCTTTTATCAAAACATAGGCCTAACGCTTTCCATCCCAATTTTCGATAGAAGGGTAACGAAAACCAATGTTGCTAAAGCAAACATTAGTATTGAGCAGGCCCGCCTATCGCTTTTAGATACCAAAACAACATTAACACAAAATGTAGAACGCGCATATATCAATGTGCAAAATGCAAACAGCCAATATGCTGCTGCACAAGAGCAGTTTAATTACACTAGTGAAGCGCTAAGAATTTCAAATGCAGCCTTAAAAGAAGGCACCAATAACATTGTAGAAAATCTCCAACAGAAAAACCTGTATGTACAAGCTTTACAAGCATTTGTTCAGGCAAAATATACTGCAAATCTATACACCAAGATTTATAATTTTTACACTGGAATCCCTATAACTAACTAA